One Acetobacterium sp. KB-1 DNA segment encodes these proteins:
- the dprA gene encoding DNA-processing protein DprA, with protein MEYWIWLTELKGIGPITQKKLLDYFKTPARIYAAAEEELRSVPGIGSSLAQSVCQAHSLDGAFSVMDELAKKKMKVLVYDDPLYPELAKAWPEAPIVLYYRGTIRNNSIGVGIVGSRRCSLYGKQVAVEAADYLAHQGIPVISGLAKGIDGYAHTACLKAGGYTMAFLGNGLDVFYPKEHRELQAAISENGAVISKYLPGTTPRPENFLQRNGLISSWSQKLLVVEAGRNSGALSTASFAKALNRVILAPPHEIYCVSGQGTNQLLKNGASLYLKPEQLNLQDLMEKPVLTRTNKTSGQIANATVNHSQNQTERKLTPDESKIHALLINSEKTIQQLEALTGINQVLLIEQLAIMELEGLVVLSSNGSYCLIN; from the coding sequence ATGGAATACTGGATCTGGCTAACCGAACTAAAGGGCATCGGCCCCATCACCCAGAAAAAATTACTGGACTATTTTAAAACGCCCGCTCGCATTTATGCGGCAGCTGAAGAAGAACTGCGATCCGTTCCGGGAATTGGTTCTTCTCTGGCGCAGTCAGTTTGTCAAGCCCATTCATTGGATGGGGCTTTTTCAGTTATGGATGAGTTAGCAAAGAAAAAAATGAAGGTGCTTGTATATGATGATCCCTTATATCCGGAACTGGCAAAAGCGTGGCCGGAAGCACCAATCGTTCTTTATTATAGGGGTACGATTCGAAATAATAGCATTGGAGTTGGGATTGTTGGTTCCAGACGCTGCTCGCTTTATGGCAAGCAGGTGGCAGTAGAAGCGGCTGACTACCTGGCGCATCAGGGCATCCCGGTAATCAGTGGCCTGGCTAAAGGCATTGATGGTTATGCCCACACCGCTTGCCTGAAGGCGGGCGGTTACACGATGGCATTTTTAGGAAATGGCCTGGATGTTTTTTACCCCAAAGAACATCGGGAGTTGCAGGCAGCCATTAGTGAAAATGGAGCGGTGATTTCTAAATATCTGCCTGGCACAACACCAAGGCCGGAAAATTTTCTCCAGAGAAATGGGTTGATCAGCAGCTGGAGTCAGAAACTGCTGGTGGTGGAAGCGGGGCGAAACAGCGGTGCCTTGAGCACCGCTTCGTTCGCTAAAGCACTGAATCGGGTTATCTTGGCACCGCCGCATGAAATTTATTGCGTGAGTGGCCAGGGAACGAATCAGTTACTTAAAAATGGTGCTTCGCTGTATCTAAAACCTGAGCAACTAAACTTGCAGGATCTAATGGAGAAGCCGGTTTTGACCCGAACCAATAAAACGAGTGGACAAATCGCAAATGCTACGGTCAATCATTCACAGAATCAGACGGAGAGAAAACTAACGCCCGATGAATCTAAGATCCATGCACTTTTGATCAACTCAGAAAAAACCATCCAACAGCTTGAAGCACTGACGGGAATCAATCAGGTGTTGCTGATTGAGCAGCTGGCGATTATGGAGCTGGAGGGATTAGTGGTATTATCCAGTAATGGGAGCTATTGTTTAATCAATTGA
- a CDS encoding YifB family Mg chelatase-like AAA ATPase, with protein sequence MASIVNSFAISGVEAYLVDVEVKTITGQPLIAIVGLGDTAIKEARERVEAAINDSKYKFPQKKVVINLAPSDLKKSGSHFDLAIAIGILIETGQLVRVKKEKFGIIGELSLNSRLRACSGILPMVIAARNAGVKNIIVPLDNIQEASLVTGIQVFGFDALKDVVDFLEDKKVYQPNKKNSIAAAQDDIDGIDFCDVQGQDGLIEYIVVAAAGGHNLLMIGSPGCGKSMIAKRIPTILPSMTEAEALEVTKIYSVAGILKEKSGLIKKRPFRSPHHNASTNSLIGGGKDATPGEISLAHNGVLFLDEIAEFGKNTLESLRQPMEDQRVTISRVKYTNTYPASFMLVAAMNPCSCGYYGTERCKCTDYEVMKYRQKISGPIMDRMDIQKYVRPVDFIDLSNDYRGATSESLRQRVEAARKIQQQRFAKMKGINCNAQMGNQLIKEYCILEDDGKKLLMMAYERYQYSARAYHKYLKVARTFADMDGSVKIRKKDVALAIMARDLEKDRAGLTVL encoded by the coding sequence ATGGCATCAATTGTAAACAGTTTTGCGATTTCAGGGGTAGAGGCGTATCTCGTCGATGTTGAGGTTAAAACAATTACCGGCCAGCCGCTGATTGCCATTGTTGGTTTGGGTGATACCGCGATCAAAGAAGCCCGAGAGAGAGTTGAAGCGGCCATTAATGACAGTAAATATAAGTTTCCCCAGAAGAAGGTGGTTATCAACCTGGCTCCAAGTGATCTTAAAAAAAGTGGATCACATTTTGATTTAGCGATCGCTATCGGCATTTTGATTGAAACCGGTCAGCTGGTGCGGGTAAAAAAAGAGAAGTTCGGGATCATCGGCGAACTGTCATTAAATTCCCGGCTGCGCGCCTGCTCAGGAATCTTACCAATGGTGATTGCCGCCCGGAATGCCGGTGTTAAAAACATCATTGTTCCCCTGGATAATATCCAAGAGGCATCTCTGGTTACGGGAATACAGGTTTTTGGTTTTGATGCGCTAAAGGACGTGGTTGATTTTTTAGAAGATAAAAAAGTCTATCAGCCGAATAAAAAAAATAGCATCGCCGCCGCCCAGGATGACATCGATGGCATCGATTTTTGTGATGTCCAGGGACAGGATGGGTTGATTGAATATATTGTTGTGGCCGCTGCCGGTGGACATAATCTACTGATGATTGGATCGCCTGGCTGCGGGAAGTCGATGATTGCCAAGCGGATACCGACCATTTTACCGAGTATGACTGAAGCAGAAGCCCTGGAAGTGACAAAAATTTATAGCGTTGCGGGTATTTTAAAAGAAAAGAGCGGCTTGATAAAAAAACGGCCGTTTCGATCGCCCCATCACAATGCGTCAACCAACTCACTGATTGGCGGTGGTAAGGATGCCACTCCGGGTGAAATTTCTTTGGCTCACAATGGCGTGTTGTTTTTGGATGAAATCGCCGAGTTTGGTAAAAATACACTGGAATCGCTACGACAACCGATGGAGGATCAGCGGGTGACCATCTCGCGGGTCAAGTATACGAATACCTACCCGGCCAGCTTCATGTTGGTGGCTGCTATGAACCCTTGTTCCTGTGGTTATTATGGCACTGAACGCTGCAAGTGCACGGATTATGAAGTGATGAAATATCGTCAGAAAATTTCCGGGCCGATCATGGATCGGATGGATATTCAAAAATACGTGCGACCAGTTGATTTTATCGATTTGTCCAACGATTATCGGGGGGCTACCTCTGAAAGTCTGAGACAGCGGGTTGAAGCTGCTCGAAAAATACAACAGCAGCGATTTGCTAAAATGAAAGGGATCAACTGTAACGCCCAGATGGGAAATCAGCTGATTAAAGAATACTGTATTTTGGAAGATGACGGGAAGAAGCTGTTGATGATGGCTTATGAACGGTATCAGTACAGTGCCAGAGCTTATCACAAGTATCTCAAGGTGGCCAGAACCTTTGCCGACATGGATGGATCAGTAAAAATTCGCAAAAAGGATGTTGCATTGGCGATAATGGCCAGAGATTTAGAAAAGGATCGGGCCGGGTTGACGGTTCTGTAA
- a CDS encoding transposase gives MLEYSGGVYHLIQRGNNREFIFNRNEDKEYFLELIREVQIIMGFECYGFVIMGNHYHLIFKRHEVSIRDIMHRINSHFSRYYNQKNKRTGHVFENRYKGYPVSDDRYLLSLLRYVHQNPVAAKICGRVCDYRWSSDQYYRKNNDLSLVNINFVLGIFCEERSKAIPAYCEFMDADKLEIPVDFEVLPRNEPDKKTAEANPLIKSVDDREDHKSQLSLERLLKDVAGDEEIYQAIKSGSRKRALSVFKKNFIKLAIKENYTMREIGDFISVSEVAVYKMSIKD, from the coding sequence ATGTTGGAGTATAGCGGCGGGGTCTATCATTTGATCCAGCGAGGAAATAACCGGGAATTTATTTTTAACCGCAATGAGGATAAGGAATATTTTCTGGAACTGATCCGCGAGGTTCAGATCATCATGGGGTTTGAGTGCTACGGTTTTGTCATCATGGGCAATCACTATCACTTGATTTTTAAACGACATGAGGTTTCAATCAGAGATATTATGCACCGGATCAACTCACATTTCAGCCGTTACTATAATCAGAAAAACAAACGCACTGGTCATGTTTTTGAAAATCGCTACAAAGGCTACCCTGTCAGTGATGATCGCTACCTGCTGTCACTACTTCGATACGTTCATCAAAATCCGGTGGCTGCAAAAATTTGCGGTCGGGTTTGTGACTATCGCTGGAGCAGTGATCAATACTATCGAAAAAACAATGATCTTAGTCTGGTGAACATCAATTTTGTACTGGGTATTTTTTGCGAAGAGCGCAGCAAAGCGATTCCGGCCTATTGTGAGTTTATGGATGCTGACAAACTGGAAATCCCGGTTGATTTTGAAGTACTTCCCAGAAATGAACCAGATAAAAAAACGGCTGAAGCGAACCCTCTGATTAAATCAGTCGATGATCGGGAGGATCATAAAAGCCAGTTAAGTCTGGAGAGGCTCTTAAAGGATGTTGCCGGTGATGAAGAAATATATCAGGCCATCAAATCAGGTTCCCGAAAACGGGCTCTAAGTGTTTTTAAAAAGAATTTTATCAAGCTGGCGATTAAAGAAAACTACACCATGCGAGAAATCGGAGATTTCATTTCAGTGAGTGAAGTGGCAGTCTATAAAATGTCGATAAAAGATTAA
- a CDS encoding helix-turn-helix domain-containing protein yields the protein MSKTKVSPIGSSWDEFEKKTFTPEEIMESDLRVALISELIRARNDQGITQKQLEEASGVKQPVIARMEKGTTDPQLMTILKILRPLGKTLAIVPIEEKQPRNIHLRTFKKGGTFRQKPMR from the coding sequence ATGAGTAAGACAAAAGTAAGTCCCATTGGATCAAGCTGGGATGAGTTTGAGAAAAAAACATTCACCCCGGAAGAAATAATGGAATCTGATTTGAGAGTAGCATTAATAAGCGAACTAATCCGTGCTAGAAATGATCAGGGAATCACCCAAAAGCAGTTGGAAGAAGCAAGTGGTGTTAAGCAACCCGTCATTGCCCGAATGGAAAAAGGTACAACTGATCCCCAATTGATGACTATTTTAAAAATACTAAGACCACTTGGCAAGACCTTGGCCATTGTGCCAATTGAAGAAAAACAACCCCGAAACATTCATTTGAGAACATTTAAAAAAGGCGGCACATTCAGGCAAAAGCCCATGAGATAA
- a CDS encoding type II toxin-antitoxin system RelE/ParE family toxin yields MLQYLEKLASKNDKDSRIKLNKIRDYMKILGEHGTRVGEPYVKHIEGEIWELRPLRDRILFVGWDGNRFILLHYFMKKTQKTPKRGIEQAKRYMKDFVERSIENE; encoded by the coding sequence GTGTTACAGTATTTAGAAAAATTAGCAAGCAAAAATGACAAGGATAGCCGGATTAAACTAAACAAAATTAGAGATTACATGAAGATACTCGGAGAACATGGCACAAGAGTTGGTGAGCCTTATGTCAAACACATAGAGGGTGAAATTTGGGAATTAAGACCGTTAAGAGATCGGATCTTATTTGTTGGATGGGATGGCAACCGTTTTATTCTTCTACATTATTTCATGAAGAAGACACAGAAAACACCTAAAAGAGGAATTGAACAAGCGAAACGGTATATGAAAGATTTTGTTGAAAGGAGCATTGAAAATGAGTAA
- a CDS encoding transposase, giving the protein MILNPSPEPVAPSSGLGGTHHQINWHCSHNCYKIERRFATMVRNHGLQRCRYVRLRGAKIHITMANLACNIARMVSLLLRK; this is encoded by the coding sequence ATGATTTTAAATCCTAGCCCGGAACCAGTGGCACCATCATCCGGATTGGGTGGCACTCATCATCAGATCAACTGGCACTGCAGTCATAATTGTTACAAAATCGAAAGACGTTTTGCTACAATGGTCAGAAATCACGGTTTGCAACGGTGCCGATATGTCAGACTTCGTGGGGCAAAAATTCATATTACCATGGCCAATCTAGCCTGCAATATTGCAAGGATGGTTTCTTTGTTATTACGCAAATAA
- a CDS encoding PIN domain-containing protein — protein sequence MRIMLDTNVLISSIIFKSKIMNDLIAAILKDHRLVLSSFVIEELKGVVERKCEGRSADLDHFLTVLPYEYVYTPDEMDENLFEIRDEMDYPVLY from the coding sequence ATGAGAATCATGCTGGACACTAATGTTTTGATTTCTTCAATTATTTTCAAAAGTAAGATCATGAATGACTTGATTGCAGCGATTCTTAAAGATCATCGTCTCGTTCTATCTTCCTTCGTGATTGAAGAACTAAAAGGTGTGGTTGAGAGAAAATGCGAAGGAAGATCCGCTGACCTGGATCATTTTCTAACCGTTCTTCCCTATGAATATGTCTACACTCCTGACGAAATGGATGAAAATCTCTTTGAAATTCGGGATGAAATGGACTATCCAGTGCTCTATTGA
- a CDS encoding AbrB/MazE/SpoVT family DNA-binding domain-containing protein: MDLAKVMSKGQVTIPINIRKKLNLKEGDKSGLHRERWLHGDCQLSNACSRTSAKCL; encoded by the coding sequence ATGGATCTTGCAAAAGTAATGTCTAAAGGTCAAGTGACCATTCCCATCAATATTCGGAAGAAACTGAATCTGAAGGAAGGTGACAAAAGTGGTCTTCATCGAGAAAGATGGCTACATGGTGATTGCCAACTCAGCAATGCTTGCTCTCGAACAAGTGCAAAATGCCTTTGA
- a CDS encoding Rpn family recombination-promoting nuclease/putative transposase, translating into MKKTKTKAQNPHDKFFKDTFSNPLVTRDFIENYLPESILKMVDLSELEIQNGSHVDEELSELFSDMLFRTKINQRDGYLYFLFEHKSYPDRMVALQLLTYMVRIWNRNVNKKLDTHIPMIIPMVLCHGETKWKINPMFSDLILDFDILPKEVKQMIPDYRYLLYDLSQFSDEDIKGNAELMIALSVARDIFKKSGEEFLETIFKAAEALAELDEKETGLEYFETCMRYILTSGPKLTKEQFNTVIRELVLTYKEGSEVTMTLAEVLREEGFEEGIEKGKKDSLSDLAINRLSKKFGIMPAEYQRKIAELDLKMMELLNYEIDNFSIIEDVKKFLAL; encoded by the coding sequence ATGAAAAAGACTAAGACAAAAGCTCAGAATCCCCATGACAAGTTTTTCAAAGATACATTCTCGAATCCCTTAGTGACCAGAGATTTCATTGAAAACTACCTGCCAGAATCGATTTTAAAAATGGTTGATTTGAGTGAATTGGAAATTCAGAATGGTAGCCACGTTGATGAAGAACTTAGTGAATTATTCTCAGATATGTTGTTCAGGACAAAAATTAATCAGCGTGACGGTTATCTGTATTTTCTGTTTGAACACAAGAGTTACCCCGACAGAATGGTGGCATTGCAATTGCTGACGTATATGGTACGCATCTGGAATCGAAACGTAAATAAGAAACTTGATACACATATTCCGATGATTATCCCAATGGTGCTTTGTCATGGGGAGACGAAATGGAAAATCAATCCCATGTTCAGTGATCTGATCCTGGATTTTGACATCTTACCAAAAGAAGTCAAACAAATGATCCCCGATTACCGCTACCTGCTCTATGATTTATCCCAGTTTTCGGATGAAGATATCAAAGGAAATGCAGAACTGATGATTGCATTGTCAGTTGCCAGGGATATTTTCAAAAAAAGCGGTGAAGAATTTCTGGAAACGATTTTTAAAGCAGCCGAAGCTTTAGCAGAGCTGGATGAAAAGGAAACGGGTCTTGAGTATTTTGAAACCTGTATGCGCTATATTCTGACGTCCGGGCCGAAGCTTACAAAGGAGCAATTTAATACTGTTATTAGAGAATTGGTATTAACCTACAAGGAAGGAAGTGAAGTAACCATGACATTGGCCGAAGTTTTAAGAGAAGAAGGCTTTGAAGAAGGGATTGAAAAAGGCAAAAAAGATAGTCTGAGTGATTTAGCAATCAATCGATTATCAAAAAAATTTGGAATTATGCCTGCTGAATACCAGAGAAAAATTGCTGAGCTGGATCTGAAGATGATGGAACTATTGAATTATGAAATCGACAATTTCTCAATCATTGAAGATGTCAAGAAGTTTCTGGCACTCTGA
- the tnpB gene encoding IS66 family insertion sequence element accessory protein TnpB, which yields MMDRFINDTTHIYIACGATDFRKQMDGLAVVVNTEFKLDPFADKCAFIFCNRKR from the coding sequence ATGATGGATCGGTTTATCAACGACACCACCCATATTTATATTGCGTGTGGAGCCACTGACTTCAGAAAACAGATGGATGGCCTGGCCGTCGTTGTTAATACGGAGTTCAAGCTGGATCCATTCGCTGACAAATGTGCCTTTATCTTCTGCAACCGGAAAAGGTGA
- a CDS encoding IS66 family transposase has translation MPLSSATGKGEQQKITVPSHTRKARQPGVRQEMLAGLPKEIEEYIIGPDDSCVKCGGALTVIGKRIVRTEVTYEPPKLKVKQIVQQIAKCTQCGKEGSENPKDHFQKAAIPVPVLPHSIATPSLVAQVMYQKFAMGMPFARQEKDWYRLGLILSRSNMANWTNRCSEEWLTSVYERILAELRTCEVLHMDETRIQCNREEGRKANSESYMWVIRSAACETIRAVFFHYSPTRKGEIARQLLSGFHGYLTTDAYAAYEQVENIRRNLCWSHCRRYFIDSIPLTSNGKEIPGSKGAEGRAYIDLLFKIENEIKDLPYEEIREKRLERSRPILDAFWSWVDETAAIPTTNEKLTKALNYSKNQKKYLETFLEDGRLPISNNLCEASIKPFATGRRAWLFADSPKGATANAVLYTLVESARANELNVFEYLNYLLTEIPNSDYLHQPEVLEKYLPWSQELPEVCRLNHNYKKCLK, from the coding sequence GTGCCTTTATCTTCTGCAACCGGAAAAGGTGAACAGCAGAAAATAACCGTCCCCAGTCATACCCGGAAAGCCCGCCAACCCGGAGTCCGTCAGGAAATGCTTGCCGGTCTTCCGAAGGAGATTGAAGAGTACATCATTGGGCCGGATGATTCCTGCGTCAAGTGCGGTGGAGCCCTTACGGTCATCGGCAAACGGATCGTCCGAACCGAAGTGACCTATGAGCCACCAAAACTGAAGGTGAAGCAGATTGTCCAGCAGATTGCAAAATGTACCCAGTGTGGCAAAGAAGGCAGTGAGAATCCCAAGGATCATTTTCAGAAAGCCGCCATACCGGTGCCGGTACTCCCGCATTCCATTGCCACGCCGTCTCTGGTGGCTCAGGTCATGTACCAGAAGTTTGCCATGGGCATGCCCTTTGCCCGTCAGGAAAAAGACTGGTATCGGTTGGGGCTCATTCTATCCCGGTCAAACATGGCCAACTGGACAAACCGCTGCAGCGAAGAATGGCTAACCTCGGTTTATGAACGTATTCTTGCCGAACTGCGTACCTGTGAGGTGCTGCATATGGATGAGACACGGATTCAGTGTAACCGGGAGGAAGGCAGGAAAGCCAACAGCGAATCCTATATGTGGGTGATCCGTAGTGCGGCATGCGAGACAATCCGAGCCGTTTTCTTTCATTATTCGCCGACACGCAAAGGGGAGATCGCCAGGCAGCTGCTTTCCGGATTCCATGGCTATTTAACGACGGATGCGTATGCCGCTTATGAACAAGTCGAGAATATCCGGCGCAACTTATGTTGGTCGCACTGTCGTAGATATTTTATCGACAGCATTCCCTTGACCAGCAATGGGAAAGAAATCCCGGGTTCAAAGGGTGCCGAAGGACGAGCGTACATCGACCTGCTTTTTAAAATTGAGAACGAAATAAAGGATCTTCCTTATGAGGAGATCAGAGAAAAGCGTCTGGAAAGGTCACGCCCCATCCTCGATGCCTTTTGGTCGTGGGTTGACGAAACTGCGGCCATTCCAACGACAAATGAAAAGTTGACTAAAGCCCTGAATTATTCCAAAAACCAGAAGAAATATCTGGAAACCTTCCTGGAAGACGGACGTCTTCCCATCTCCAACAATCTCTGTGAGGCCAGCATCAAACCTTTTGCAACAGGGCGCCGCGCCTGGCTTTTTGCCGATTCGCCTAAAGGTGCAACCGCCAATGCGGTTCTGTACACGCTGGTGGAATCAGCCCGGGCTAATGAACTTAATGTATTCGAATATCTGAATTACCTTCTGACAGAAATCCCCAACAGTGACTATCTGCACCAGCCGGAAGTACTTGAAAAATACCTGCCATGGTCTCAGGAATTGCCTGAGGTGTGCAGACTCAATCATAACTACAAAAAGTGCCTCAAATAA
- a CDS encoding ATP-binding protein codes for MHRKLKTLNKPNILIIDEVGYAAMDDEVAHYFFQIVSNRYEKGSIILTSNKSYGSWGDVFGNNVVATAILDRLLHHSTTINIKGDSYRIREKKKAGFYDVSLYENESNDANG; via the coding sequence ATTCATCGCAAACTTAAAACACTGAATAAACCCAATATCCTGATTATTGATGAAGTTGGCTATGCGGCCATGGATGATGAAGTGGCTCATTACTTTTTTCAGATTGTTTCCAATCGCTATGAAAAAGGCTCAATCATTCTGACTTCCAACAAGTCCTACGGTAGTTGGGGTGATGTGTTCGGAAATAATGTCGTTGCAACGGCGATCCTGGATCGACTGCTGCATCATTCCACAACGATCAATATCAAAGGTGACAGCTATCGGATTAGGGAAAAGAAAAAGGCTGGCTTTTATGATGTCAGCCTATATGAAAACGAATCGAACGATGCTAATGGGTAA
- a CDS encoding type II toxin-antitoxin system RelE/ParE family toxin has product MYKINFYTDQSGNVPVRDYLDELASKNDKDSRIKFNKIQDYIQMLSENGTRAGEPYVKHLEGDLWEFRCTGPVT; this is encoded by the coding sequence ATGTATAAGATAAACTTTTACACTGATCAAAGTGGGAATGTTCCTGTACGAGATTATTTGGATGAGCTTGCAAGTAAAAATGACAAGGACAGCCGAATAAAATTTAATAAAATACAAGACTATATTCAAATGCTGAGTGAAAATGGAACAAGGGCTGGTGAACCCTATGTTAAACATTTAGAAGGGGATCTTTGGGAATTCAGATGTACGGGGCCTGTCACTTAA
- a CDS encoding Rpn family recombination-promoting nuclease/putative transposase, which produces MKVTEKKVQNPHDKFFKDTFSNPLVVRDFVENYLPEPI; this is translated from the coding sequence ATGAAAGTGACTGAGAAAAAAGTACAGAATCCCCATGATAAGTTTTTTAAGGATACATTTTCAAATCCGTTAGTGGTCAGAGATTTTGTTGAGAATTATCTGCCGGAACCGATTTAA
- a CDS encoding Rpn family recombination-promoting nuclease/putative transposase, translated as MNELEIQNGSHVDEELSEVFSDMLFRTKINQRDGYLYFLFKHKSYPDRMVALQLLTYMVRIWNQKVNKENHTHIPVIVPMVICHGEKKWKISPMFSDLILNFDSLPEEVKQMIPNYRYQLYDLSQFSDEDIKGKAELMIALSVARDIFKKSGEEFLETIFKAARALAELEEKETGLQYFETCMRYILTSGPRLSREQLNTVIKQLEVTYKKGSEVTMTLAEVLREEGFEEGIEKGIEKGKSEMAIGFAINRLTKKFGIMSSEYREKINTLDLNSLEMLNYQIDDFTSLDDVRKYLAL; from the coding sequence TTGAACGAACTGGAGATTCAGAATGGCAGCCACGTGGATGAAGAACTCAGTGAGGTCTTTTCAGATATGTTGTTCAGGACAAAAATCAATCAGCGGGATGGCTATCTCTATTTTCTGTTTAAACACAAGAGTTATCCGGATCGAATGGTTGCCTTACAGTTACTGACTTACATGGTTCGTATCTGGAATCAGAAGGTCAACAAGGAAAACCATACGCATATTCCGGTGATTGTCCCAATGGTGATTTGTCATGGGGAAAAGAAATGGAAAATAAGTCCCATGTTCAGTGATCTGATCCTGAATTTTGACTCGTTGCCGGAAGAAGTCAAACAAATGATACCGAATTACCGCTACCAGCTCTATGATTTATCACAGTTTTCGGATGAAGATATCAAGGGGAAGGCAGAACTGATGATTGCATTGTCCGTTGCCAGAGATATTTTCAAAAAAAGCGGTGAGGAATTTCTTGAAACGATTTTTAAGGCTGCCAGAGCTTTAGCAGAACTGGAAGAAAAGGAAACAGGTCTTCAGTATTTTGAAACCTGTATGCGCTACATTCTGACATCCGGCCCAAGGCTTTCAAGGGAGCAATTGAATACCGTGATTAAGCAATTGGAAGTAACCTACAAGAAAGGGAGTGAAGTAACCATGACATTGGCTGAAGTTTTAAGAGAAGAAGGTTTTGAAGAAGGTATTGAAAAAGGTATTGAAAAAGGAAAAAGTGAAATGGCTATTGGTTTTGCAATCAACCGACTGACCAAAAAATTTGGGATCATGTCTTCAGAGTATCGGGAGAAAATCAATACCCTTGATCTGAACTCTCTGGAAATGTTGAATTACCAGATTGATGATTTCACCAGTCTTGATGATGTGCGAAAATATCTGGCACTCTGA
- a CDS encoding Rpn family recombination-promoting nuclease/putative transposase has translation MPEPILKLVDLETLEIQKDSFIDEKLKEFSSDMLFKTTINHREGYLYFLFEHKSYSDRMVALQLFIYIARIWDQKVNKENDTHIPVVIPMVIYHGKSQWRIGPMLSDLILDYDTLPEEIRQMTPDFRYQLYDLSQFSDGDIKGKVKLAIALSLFRDMPRKSGLEFMDTILNAARALRDLEKEEKGTEYFKICMNYIVKAESGISIDQLDFVIEQLEDTYKEGSEVTMTLAESLREQGRKEVRDIERYEAKKESLFDLAIERLAMKFGVLPTEFQEKIATLDLKMLQIFNINIENFKNIEDAKRFLGI, from the coding sequence TTGCCTGAACCGATTTTGAAGCTGGTGGATCTGGAGACATTGGAAATTCAGAAAGATAGTTTTATTGATGAGAAGCTCAAAGAGTTTTCTTCAGATATGTTATTTAAAACAACCATTAATCATCGAGAAGGTTATCTGTACTTCCTTTTTGAACACAAGAGTTATTCAGATAGAATGGTTGCTCTCCAGCTATTCATTTACATTGCACGAATCTGGGATCAGAAAGTTAATAAAGAAAATGACACTCACATTCCAGTGGTGATTCCAATGGTGATCTATCATGGAAAATCGCAATGGCGAATTGGGCCGATGCTCAGTGATCTGATTTTAGACTATGACACACTACCAGAAGAAATCAGACAAATGACACCGGATTTTCGCTATCAGCTCTATGATTTATCCCAGTTTTCAGATGGAGACATCAAAGGTAAGGTTAAACTGGCGATTGCATTATCACTTTTCAGAGATATGCCTAGAAAAAGTGGGCTGGAATTTATGGATACCATTCTCAATGCCGCCAGAGCGCTGCGGGATTTGGAGAAGGAAGAAAAGGGAACTGAGTATTTTAAAATATGCATGAACTATATTGTGAAAGCAGAATCAGGAATTTCCATAGATCAACTTGACTTTGTCATTGAACAATTAGAAGATACTTACAAAGAGGGGAGTGAAGTTACGATGACTTTAGCTGAATCGTTACGAGAACAAGGACGAAAAGAAGTGCGAGATATTGAGAGATATGAAGCAAAAAAAGAGAGCTTATTTGATTTGGCAATTGAGCGTTTAGCAATGAAATTTGGAGTTCTTCCGACTGAGTTTCAAGAAAAGATCGCTACATTGGATCTTAAGATGTTGCAGATATTCAATATCAATATTGAGAACTTTAAAAATATTGAAGACGCTAAGAGGTTTCTTGGTATCTAA